The proteins below are encoded in one region of Clostridium pasteurianum DSM 525 = ATCC 6013:
- a CDS encoding ParA family protein, with protein MKVISIFNQKGGVGKTTTNINLCSYLAMKGYKILTIDIDPQGNTTSGFGIDKANIEKSIYNIMTEDTELKDVILKSQLIENLYVAPSTIELAGAEIEIIETKNRETILKDKIKNLDIEYDYIFIDCPPSLGLLTINSLCASDSVLIPIQAEFYALEGVGQLVNTIELVKKSLNKSLYVEGVILTMFDNRTKLSNEVYNEVDKYFMNKVFKTTIPRNIRLAEAPSFGLPILLYDNKCKGAEYYNSLTDEFITRQER; from the coding sequence ATGAAAGTAATAAGTATATTTAATCAAAAAGGTGGGGTGGGTAAGACTACTACTAATATTAATCTTTGTTCATATCTAGCTATGAAAGGATATAAGATTTTAACAATAGATATTGATCCTCAAGGAAATACTACTAGTGGATTTGGAATTGATAAAGCTAATATTGAAAAATCTATATATAATATAATGACTGAAGATACTGAATTAAAAGATGTTATATTGAAATCTCAGCTTATAGAAAATTTATATGTTGCTCCATCTACAATAGAACTTGCAGGCGCAGAAATAGAAATAATAGAGACAAAAAATAGAGAAACTATTTTAAAGGATAAAATTAAAAATTTAGATATTGAATATGATTATATATTTATTGATTGTCCTCCATCATTAGGATTGTTGACGATTAATTCTTTATGTGCATCTGATAGTGTTTTAATTCCTATACAAGCTGAATTTTATGCTTTGGAAGGAGTAGGACAACTTGTAAACACTATTGAATTAGTAAAGAAGTCTTTAAATAAAAGTCTATATGTAGAAGGTGTTATACTTACAATGTTTGATAATAGGACTAAACTATCAAATGAAGTGTATAATGAAGTAGATAAATATTTTATGAATAAAGTATTTAAAACTACTATACCTAGAAATATTAGACTTGCTGAAGCTCCTAGTTTTGGACTTCCTATTTTACTTTATGATAATAAGTGCAAAGGGGCCGAATATTATAATTCCTTAACAGATGAATTTATTACTAGACAAGAGAGGTGA